Proteins from a genomic interval of Nocardioidaceae bacterium:
- the dnaJ gene encoding molecular chaperone DnaJ has product MAQDLYEALGVSRDAGPDDIKKAYRKLARQLHPDVNPDPATQERFKEVSAAYEVLSDPDKRQRYDAGGNPFGQGGFGGGAQGQGFSFNDIMDAFFGGAGGGAAGGRGPRPRVRRGQDALIRLQVTLAEAAFGAEKELKVDTAVVCGLCQGDGAAPGSSPQTCQTCHGRGEVSQVQRSFLGEVRTMRPCPACRGFGSIIPEPCRECSGDGRVRSRRSLTVQIPAGVDAGTRVQLAEQGEVGPGGGPPGDLYVELDVEPHERYVREGNDLICSVSLPMTAAALGTKITLPLLEADVVADGDEAATDLETQVEVEVRAGTQSGTEQRLRGRGVPGLRSSARGDLIVRIVVDTPTRLDARQEELLRELAALRDEESPDGELAQPHRSVFDRLRDAFK; this is encoded by the coding sequence GTGGCCCAGGACCTGTACGAAGCGCTCGGCGTCAGCCGTGACGCCGGCCCCGACGACATCAAGAAGGCCTACCGCAAGCTGGCCCGCCAACTGCACCCCGACGTCAACCCGGACCCCGCGACGCAGGAGCGCTTCAAGGAGGTCTCGGCGGCGTACGAGGTGCTCAGCGACCCCGACAAGCGGCAGCGGTACGACGCGGGCGGCAACCCGTTCGGCCAGGGCGGCTTCGGCGGTGGTGCCCAGGGCCAGGGGTTCAGCTTCAACGACATCATGGACGCCTTCTTCGGCGGCGCCGGCGGAGGTGCGGCCGGCGGGCGGGGTCCGCGGCCGCGCGTACGCCGTGGCCAGGACGCGCTCATCCGGCTGCAGGTGACGCTGGCCGAGGCCGCGTTCGGGGCGGAGAAGGAGCTGAAGGTCGACACGGCCGTCGTGTGCGGCCTGTGCCAGGGCGACGGTGCGGCGCCGGGCTCGAGCCCGCAGACGTGCCAGACCTGCCACGGACGGGGCGAGGTCTCCCAGGTGCAGCGCAGCTTCCTCGGCGAGGTGCGCACGATGCGTCCCTGCCCGGCGTGCCGCGGCTTCGGCTCGATCATCCCCGAGCCGTGCCGTGAGTGCTCCGGCGACGGACGGGTGCGGTCGCGCCGGTCGCTGACGGTGCAGATCCCCGCGGGCGTCGACGCCGGCACGAGGGTCCAGCTCGCCGAGCAGGGCGAGGTCGGGCCGGGCGGCGGCCCGCCCGGGGACCTGTACGTCGAGCTCGACGTCGAGCCCCACGAGCGCTACGTCCGCGAGGGCAACGACCTGATCTGCAGCGTGTCGCTGCCGATGACGGCTGCGGCGCTCGGCACGAAGATCACCCTGCCGCTCCTGGAGGCCGACGTCGTCGCCGACGGCGACGAGGCCGCGACCGACCTCGAGACCCAGGTCGAGGTCGAGGTGCGCGCCGGGACCCAGTCGGGCACCGAGCAGCGGCTCCGCGGCCGCGGGGTGCCGGGGCTGCGGTCCTCCGCGCGCGGCGACCTGATCGTCCGCATCGTCGTCGACACCCCGACGCGGCTCGACGCGAGGCAGGAGGAGCTGCTGCGCGAGCTGGCAGCGCTCCGTGACGAGGAGTCGCCCGACGGCGAGCTGGCGCAGCCGCACCGGTCGGTCTTCGACCGGCTGCGCGACGCCTTCAAGTGA
- a CDS encoding DUF3097 domain-containing protein: MTSPHDRYGSDVLSSDWRKPKNGRAVEHETSVGEVLEEVETGMCGEVVKVDRDLGTLTLEDRRSRRRVFPMGPGFLLEGKPVIVRPPSRKAPAKPTRTASGSMTVADAPARVARASRIFVEGRHDAELVEKVWGDDLRVEGVVVEYLDGVDDLAEHLRDFEPTAQRRVGVLVDHLVPGSKEARIAGAVQRSPIGAHVLVVGHPFIDIWQAVKPSSVGIPAWPAVPRGEDWKKGTCQRLGWPHRDQADVARVWKHILGKVRGWNDLDPALLGRVEELIDFVTAPGSG, translated from the coding sequence GTGACCTCCCCCCACGACAGGTACGGCAGCGACGTCCTCTCCTCCGACTGGCGCAAACCGAAGAACGGGCGCGCCGTCGAGCACGAGACCTCCGTCGGCGAGGTGCTCGAGGAGGTCGAGACCGGCATGTGCGGCGAGGTGGTGAAGGTCGACCGCGACCTCGGCACGCTCACGCTCGAGGACCGTCGCAGCCGCCGCCGGGTGTTCCCGATGGGCCCGGGGTTCCTGCTCGAGGGCAAGCCGGTGATCGTGCGTCCACCGAGCCGCAAGGCCCCCGCGAAGCCGACGCGTACGGCCTCGGGGTCGATGACGGTCGCGGACGCACCCGCACGAGTCGCCCGGGCCAGCCGCATCTTCGTCGAGGGCCGCCACGACGCCGAGCTGGTCGAGAAGGTCTGGGGCGACGACCTGCGCGTGGAGGGGGTGGTCGTGGAGTACCTCGACGGTGTCGACGACCTCGCCGAGCACCTGCGCGACTTCGAGCCGACGGCGCAGCGGCGCGTCGGCGTGCTGGTCGACCACCTGGTGCCGGGGTCGAAGGAGGCGCGCATCGCGGGGGCCGTGCAGCGGTCGCCGATCGGCGCGCACGTGCTGGTCGTCGGCCACCCCTTCATCGACATCTGGCAGGCCGTCAAGCCCTCGTCCGTCGGCATCCCGGCCTGGCCGGCCGTGCCCCGCGGTGAGGACTGGAAGAAGGGCACCTGCCAGCGACTCGGCTGGCCGCACCGCGACCAGGCGGACGTCGCCCGGGTGTGGAAGCACATCCTCGGCAAGGTGCGGGGCTGGAACGACCTCGACCCGGCCCTGCTGGGCCGGGTCGAGGAGTTGATCGACTTCGTCACCGCTCCGGGGAGCGGCTGA
- the hrcA gene encoding heat-inducible transcriptional repressor HrcA, with product MSEERRLAVLRAIVQDYVDTHEPVGSKALVERHALGVSSATVRNDMAVLEDEGLIQQPHTSAGRIPTDKGYRLFVDRLSGVKPLSGPERRAITTLLDGAVDLDDVVQRSVRLLSQLTRHVAVMQYPTLSRSTVRHVEVISLTGSRLMVVLILSTGRVEQRVVDIGEAPSEEDLLLLRTAVNRAVVGETIADAAAALTGVTATVPPTLSVAADTIVGTLVEAMSDHRSDHRVAVGGAANLAAYGESFDSAMRPMLEALEEHVVLLKLLGEASSPAAVTVTIGHEGPVQELSSTSVVSTGYGPGPEALAALGIVGPTRMDYPGTMAAVRAVARYVSRILDEQ from the coding sequence ATGTCGGAAGAACGCCGCCTCGCGGTGCTCCGCGCGATCGTGCAGGACTACGTCGACACCCACGAGCCCGTCGGCTCCAAGGCGCTGGTCGAGCGTCACGCGCTCGGCGTCTCCAGCGCCACGGTGCGCAACGACATGGCCGTGCTCGAGGACGAGGGCCTGATCCAGCAGCCCCACACCTCCGCGGGTCGCATCCCGACCGACAAGGGATACCGGCTCTTCGTCGACCGGCTCTCCGGCGTCAAGCCGTTGTCGGGTCCGGAGCGCCGGGCCATCACGACGCTTCTCGACGGGGCCGTGGACCTCGACGACGTCGTGCAGCGCAGCGTCCGGCTGCTCTCCCAGCTCACCCGGCACGTGGCCGTGATGCAGTACCCGACGCTCTCGCGCTCGACGGTGCGCCACGTCGAGGTCATCTCGTTGACCGGCAGCAGGCTGATGGTCGTGCTGATCCTCTCCACCGGCCGGGTCGAGCAGCGCGTGGTCGACATCGGTGAGGCGCCCAGCGAGGAGGACCTGCTGCTCCTGCGTACGGCCGTCAACCGCGCCGTCGTCGGCGAGACCATCGCGGACGCGGCGGCGGCACTGACCGGGGTCACCGCGACCGTCCCGCCGACGTTGTCGGTGGCGGCGGACACGATCGTCGGCACCCTGGTCGAGGCGATGAGCGACCACCGCTCCGACCACCGCGTCGCGGTGGGCGGTGCGGCCAACCTCGCGGCGTACGGGGAGAGCTTCGACTCCGCCATGCGTCCGATGCTCGAGGCGCTCGAGGAGCACGTGGTGCTCCTGAAGCTGCTCGGGGAGGCCTCGAGCCCGGCGGCCGTGACCGTGACGATCGGCCACGAGGGACCGGTGCAGGAGCTCAGCTCGACCTCGGTCGTCTCCACCGGCTACGGACCTGGGCCGGAGGCCCTCGCCGCGCTCGGCATCGTGGGCCCGACCCGCATGGACTACCCGGGCACGATGGCCGCCGTGCGCGCGGTGGCCCGCTACGTCTCCCGCATCCTCGACGAGCAGTAG
- a CDS encoding S8 family serine peptidase — protein sequence MTSRLRPTRRAPLAVAAAATAALTALATGPALAEEPAAPLAPVSDFLAGTLGSLTGSSTVLVHGETLADARGAVAATGMRTTLTLERIGVVAARGTKAQIRAVRAEPGVTYVEGNEPIEVLDDTSNTATRGDVAVSDLTGADGTALNGSGVSVAVIDSGVDPTHPAFRGPDGRAVVANLKTVCATDALCTVQRVPNFLDTDTLSAGGHGTHVSGIVAGRPKTLMDGTTQTGAAPGADVVSLSTGAVLFILGADAALEWVLENHEAPCGEGVPAAECPPIKVTNNSYGPTGGGEFDPDSATVKLQRELVAEGVVTVWANGNDGGDGSQSLSNPPGQDPTGGILSVASYFDQDTGTRDGVVSEFSSRGEAGDPSTYPDISAPGEAITSACRPYLVICATGLDFRNGPGLLDVGTYNTISGTSMAAPHIAGIVAQLFQADPTATPAEIEQALKSSAHKYTDGAAYEPAPFGSTSFDKGAGLVDVPAAVAALTGG from the coding sequence GTGACCTCACGCCTTCGCCCGACCCGACGTGCCCCCCTCGCGGTGGCAGCAGCCGCGACAGCGGCGCTGACCGCGCTCGCCACGGGGCCAGCCCTCGCCGAGGAGCCGGCCGCCCCGCTGGCGCCCGTCTCGGACTTCCTCGCCGGCACGCTCGGCTCGCTCACGGGCTCCAGCACCGTGCTGGTGCACGGTGAGACGCTCGCCGACGCCCGAGGCGCCGTGGCGGCGACGGGGATGAGGACCACGCTCACGCTCGAGCGCATCGGCGTCGTCGCGGCGCGCGGCACGAAGGCGCAGATCCGTGCCGTACGCGCCGAGCCCGGCGTGACCTACGTCGAGGGCAACGAGCCGATCGAGGTGCTCGACGACACCTCCAACACCGCCACGCGCGGCGACGTGGCCGTCTCCGACCTCACCGGCGCCGACGGCACGGCGCTGAACGGCTCCGGCGTCTCGGTGGCCGTGATCGACTCCGGTGTCGACCCGACCCACCCGGCGTTCCGTGGCCCCGACGGCCGCGCGGTCGTGGCGAACCTGAAGACCGTCTGCGCCACCGACGCGCTGTGCACGGTCCAGCGCGTCCCGAACTTCCTCGACACCGACACCCTGAGCGCCGGCGGCCACGGCACGCACGTCTCCGGCATCGTCGCCGGGCGCCCGAAGACCCTGATGGACGGCACCACCCAGACCGGCGCCGCACCGGGCGCCGACGTCGTGTCGCTCTCGACCGGCGCGGTGCTCTTCATCCTGGGCGCCGACGCGGCGCTGGAGTGGGTGCTGGAGAACCACGAGGCCCCGTGCGGCGAGGGCGTCCCCGCGGCGGAGTGCCCGCCGATCAAGGTCACCAACAACTCCTACGGCCCGACCGGTGGTGGGGAGTTCGACCCCGACTCCGCGACCGTGAAGCTGCAGCGCGAGCTCGTCGCCGAGGGCGTCGTGACCGTCTGGGCCAACGGCAACGACGGCGGCGACGGGTCGCAGAGCCTGTCCAACCCGCCCGGTCAGGACCCCACGGGGGGCATCTTGAGCGTCGCCTCCTACTTCGACCAGGACACCGGCACCCGCGACGGGGTCGTCTCGGAGTTCTCCAGCCGGGGCGAGGCGGGAGACCCCTCGACCTACCCCGACATCTCGGCGCCGGGTGAGGCGATCACCTCGGCCTGCCGGCCGTACCTCGTGATCTGTGCGACCGGTCTGGACTTCCGCAACGGCCCCGGTCTGCTCGACGTGGGCACGTACAACACGATCAGCGGCACCTCGATGGCCGCCCCGCACATCGCGGGCATCGTCGCGCAGCTGTTCCAGGCCGACCCGACGGCGACACCGGCGGAGATCGAGCAGGCGTTGAAGTCCTCGGCCCACAAGTACACCGACGGCGCGGCGTACGAGCCGGCCCCGTTCGGGTCGACGTCGTTCGACAAGGGCGCCGGCCTGGTCGACGTGCCGGCCGCCGTCGCGGCCCTCACGGGCGGCTGA
- a CDS encoding MBL fold metallo-hydrolase — protein MSSPLPFRTPSFAEVGDRVWVARHEWFDANLTLVVGGESALLVDTHASAASMAALLPEIERVTDRPLSAVVASHSHHDHVLGASAVLDRWPGVDYLAHERAAAVLVAENEAYAADATRRAEDAAAELTDVERERLRLQAASPIVEPSRTLSAVWAYDLGDRLVEVVHPGRGHTDGDLVVRVGGVEGPGSAVVVTGDLVEESAPPVWGPDSWPLEWPGTLDLVLQLTMPGDVVVPGHGALVDRGFVEDQRDAVGQVAEQVRALAVSGTRFEDVLAAGEWPYPVEVLDHAVRRAWEHLPRGSRQLPMA, from the coding sequence ATGTCCTCCCCCCTGCCCTTCCGTACGCCGTCCTTCGCCGAGGTGGGCGACCGGGTGTGGGTGGCCCGGCACGAGTGGTTCGACGCGAACCTGACGCTCGTCGTGGGCGGGGAGTCCGCACTGCTGGTCGACACCCACGCCTCGGCGGCCTCGATGGCCGCGCTGCTCCCGGAGATCGAGCGCGTGACGGACCGGCCGCTCTCAGCCGTCGTCGCGAGTCACAGCCACCACGACCACGTGCTGGGGGCCTCCGCGGTGCTCGACCGTTGGCCGGGCGTCGACTACCTCGCCCACGAGCGCGCCGCCGCGGTGCTGGTCGCCGAGAACGAGGCGTACGCCGCCGACGCGACGCGTCGCGCCGAGGACGCCGCTGCGGAGCTCACCGACGTCGAGCGTGAGCGTCTCCGGCTGCAGGCGGCCTCGCCGATCGTCGAGCCGAGCCGCACGCTCTCGGCGGTGTGGGCGTACGACCTGGGCGACCGGCTCGTCGAGGTCGTGCACCCCGGCAGGGGGCACACCGACGGCGACCTGGTCGTCCGCGTCGGCGGTGTCGAGGGCCCCGGGAGCGCCGTCGTCGTCACCGGCGACCTCGTCGAGGAGTCGGCGCCGCCGGTGTGGGGTCCGGACTCCTGGCCGCTGGAGTGGCCCGGCACCCTCGACCTGGTGCTGCAGCTGACGATGCCCGGCGACGTCGTCGTCCCCGGTCACGGCGCCTTGGTCGACCGCGGTTTCGTCGAGGACCAGCGCGACGCCGTCGGGCAGGTCGCCGAGCAGGTGCGCGCCCTCGCGGTCTCCGGGACGCGCTTCGAGGACGTGCTCGCCGCGGGCGAGTGGCCGTACCCGGTCGAGGTGCTGGACCACGCCGTACGCCGCGCCTGGGAGCACCTCCCTCGCGGCAGCCGCCAGCTGCCGATGGCCTGA